The following proteins are co-located in the Pomacea canaliculata isolate SZHN2017 linkage group LG10, ASM307304v1, whole genome shotgun sequence genome:
- the LOC112574148 gene encoding degenerin unc-8-like, with translation MGLANTSRQLLKEVGHQLDDMILNCAITGRDCSYQNFTHSLSYDYGNCYTLSLPNIKSTRSGPLQGLFLELNIESDEYLSTEESGYGLRVVLHENGTRPNPTNEGFTVPAGSEVFVAIRMVNVNSQGPPYGSCDNGEEYKQKTGNNYTTGGCRDLCIRTTILQNCKCVPLQDDFALLLNDSFCRSDQEYDCMSLFYANYYNGLTNGSDTCTCSRPCSESAYQASVTSRPWPLFKEVAQLEEQACLANSDSPKCDYQGQNFTFDTFELRRSSFMMLQVYYERLNYEIITEKPSYEVERFLSDIGGTLGLWIGASVLVLGELLELVILLLVRCHRASKRHVTST, from the exons ATGGGACTGGCCAATACATCCAG GCAGCTGCTGAAAGAAGTTGGACATCAACTTGACGACATGATTTTGAACTGTGCCATCACCGGCAGAGACTGCAGCTATCA AAATTTTACCCACTCTTTGTCGTATGACTACGGCAACTGTTACACACTGTCGCTTCCCAACATCAAGTCAACTAGAAGTGGTCCACTACAAG GTCTGTTCCTGGAGCTGAACATCGAGTCGGACGAGTACCTGAGCACCGAGGAGTCTGGCTACGGTCTGCGAGTCGTCCTGCACGAGAACGGCACGCGCCCCAACCCCACCAACGAGGGCTTCACAGTTCCTGCTGGCTCTGAGGTCTTCGTGGCAATCAGAATG GTAAATGTCAACAGCCAGGGTCCACCTTACGGCTCTTGTGACAACGGTgaagaatacaaacaaaaaactggcaACAACTACACGACTGGG GGATGCCGTGATCTGTGCATCAGAACGACCATTTTGCAAAATTGCAAGTGTGTTCCACTCCAAGATGACTTTGCTCTTCTCTTGAACGACTCCTTCTGCCGCTCAGACCAAG AGTATGACTGTATGTCCTTGTTTTATGCTAATTATTACAACGGTCTTACCAACGGCAGTGACACTTGCACCTGCTCTAGGCCATGCAG TGAATCTGCTTACCAAGCCAGCGTGACAAGTCGGCCCTGGCCTTTGTTTAAAGAAGTG GCGCAGTTAGAAGAACAAGCTTGTCTAGCCAACTCAGACAGCCCCAAGTGTGACTACCAGGGCCAAAACTTTACCTTTGATACCTTCGAACTCCGCAG ATCTTCCTTCATGATGCTACAAGTGTACTATGAGCGATTGAACTACGAGATTATCACAGAGAAGCCTTCATATGAG GTGGAGCGGTTCCTGTCTGACATTGGCGGCACCCTGGGCTTGTGGATCGGAGCGTCGGTGCTGGTACTCGGCGAGCTTCTGGAGCTCGTCATCCTGCTGCTCGTGCGGTGCCACAGGGCGAGtaaacgtcacgtgactagcacGTGA